A stretch of DNA from Aciduliprofundum sp. MAR08-339:
ACGCCGTAAGCACGCTTCTGCTTGCAAATTTGAAGGGAAACACAATATTCGTTCCATCAATGTCCCAGAGCATGTACGAAAATCCAATTTTACAGGCCAATATGGAGAGACTACGAAAGTATGTAACCTTCATAGAGCCAAAATTTGAGGAGGATAAGGCCAAAATGCCAGATGTGGACAGGATAGTCGCAGAGGTTATTCACTCCCTCCACAATGAACTCCGGGGAAAGAGAATTATGGTGATTGGAGGTGCTGGTTACGAAAAGTTTGACAACTTCAGGATAATAACTAATCTGGCCACCGGGAGGATGGGTATTGAAATAGCCAGATATGCGTACTATTACGGAGCGGATGTTACTCTTCTTCTTGGCCTCCATTCAGCCCAAGTACCGTCCTACCTGAAGTTCAGGAGATTTGGAACGGTTTCAGACCTTATGAACAGGATTGAGGAGATGATGAACTACGATGCCATAGTGGTTCCAGCCGCCCTACCAGACTTCAAACCCGAAAGGAGAGAGGGAAAGATAAAAAGCCTTGAAGAATTCAGCAGAGTTTATTTTGAGGAAAATCCAAAGTTCTTAAGAGAA
This window harbors:
- the coaBC gene encoding bifunctional phosphopantothenoylcysteine decarboxylase/phosphopantothenate--cysteine ligase CoaBC, producing the protein MQPWERIRGEKSDLLSNKKIALCITGSIAAVETVKLARELIRHGADVYPYMTRNALKFVGEDALLFSTGHHPITELSGLDEHLYNFDAILVAPATADIISKTSCGISDDAVSTLLLANLKGNTIFVPSMSQSMYENPILQANMERLRKYVTFIEPKFEEDKAKMPDVDRIVAEVIHSLHNELRGKRIMVIGGAGYEKFDNFRIITNLATGRMGIEIARYAYYYGADVTLLLGLHSAQVPSYLKFRRFGTVSDLMNRIEEMMNYDAIVVPAALPDFKPERREGKIKSLEEFSRVYFEENPKFLRELRKRFEGFLVGFKAESGISREELIKRARRRMKEYSLDMIIANLLEDVKEDRTKAIVIFSDEEMEEFEGPKERLANRIVELMAESI